A genomic region of Desulfosarcina ovata subsp. ovata contains the following coding sequences:
- a CDS encoding TRAP transporter large permease, producing the protein MQLSDIIIMLILLGCMASYIPVFMCLFFTAVLGFIIFTDLPLLLLFQTIFRSMDNFALVVVLFFILCGNIMTAGSIVEKLIKVANAMVSWLPGGLGMAGVLACGLFGAISGSTVATVVALGGFMIPALLDNGYPETYTLGLMTTSPNLGVIIPPSIGMILYSMISNVSLEGLFLTGFIPGVLIMFLVCLYSFLFFRKKKEIVRMPIPSLKETIVVLKDGFWSLMLPVIIFGGIFSGAFTANEAAVVACVYAFIVELFIHKSMKLSQVKEITVSSAVTSATLLIIVAGATCFGRLLTLEDIPGRITESVLSAITSPALFLIAMNILLLLVGMFMDIISATMILGPVFLPMLDAFNINWMHFGLIMTVNLAIGYCTPPMGVSLYITGAIAKRDLIYVSKAVMPFLAIQIAVLLLMTFFPEVTLWLPRLMHFI; encoded by the coding sequence ATGCAGTTGAGTGACATTATCATTATGCTGATTCTGCTGGGGTGCATGGCCAGCTACATCCCCGTTTTCATGTGCCTTTTTTTTACCGCCGTGCTAGGATTTATTATTTTTACCGATCTGCCCTTGCTGCTGTTGTTCCAGACTATTTTCAGGAGCATGGATAATTTTGCCCTCGTCGTGGTTTTATTCTTTATCCTGTGTGGAAATATCATGACAGCCGGTTCCATTGTCGAGAAGCTGATCAAGGTGGCCAACGCCATGGTCAGTTGGCTACCGGGGGGACTGGGCATGGCCGGCGTGCTGGCGTGTGGTCTTTTCGGTGCGATTTCCGGATCGACCGTCGCCACCGTGGTGGCCCTGGGCGGATTCATGATTCCCGCCCTGCTGGATAACGGATACCCGGAAACGTACACGTTGGGGCTGATGACCACGTCCCCGAACCTGGGGGTCATCATTCCACCGAGTATTGGCATGATCCTGTATTCCATGATCAGCAATGTGTCCCTCGAAGGACTGTTTTTAACCGGTTTCATCCCCGGGGTATTGATCATGTTTCTGGTCTGCCTCTATTCCTTTCTTTTTTTCAGAAAGAAAAAAGAGATCGTCCGCATGCCCATCCCATCGCTTAAAGAGACGATCGTTGTTTTAAAGGATGGGTTCTGGTCGCTGATGCTGCCGGTGATTATCTTCGGGGGTATCTTCTCCGGTGCCTTCACGGCCAATGAAGCCGCGGTGGTGGCCTGCGTATACGCCTTCATCGTCGAATTGTTCATCCACAAGTCAATGAAACTCAGTCAGGTCAAAGAAATTACCGTCAGTTCGGCCGTTACCTCGGCAACCTTGCTGATCATCGTCGCTGGGGCGACCTGCTTCGGACGACTGCTTACCCTGGAGGACATCCCGGGCCGAATTACCGAGTCCGTTCTCTCGGCGATTACCTCGCCGGCCCTTTTCCTGATCGCCATGAACATTCTGCTCCTGCTGGTGGGTATGTTTATGGATATCATCTCTGCCACGATGATTCTCGGCCCTGTTTTCCTGCCCATGCTGGACGCGTTCAATATCAACTGGATGCACTTCGGCCTGATCATGACCGTTAACCTGGCGATCGGTTACTGTACCCCGCCCATGGGGGTGAGCCTGTATATTACCGGCGCCATCGCCAAGCGGGACCTGATCTATGTGTCCAAGGCGGTCATGCCGTTTCTGGCCATTCAGATTGCCGTGCTTCTGCTGATGACTTTTTTCCCTGAAGTGACCCTGTGGCTTCCCAGGCTGATGCACTTTATCTGA
- a CDS encoding carboxymuconolactone decarboxylase family protein yields MSDDLVEKTKATGALYFKDVGGEKPFELWRAFDAALGKDLSLFITGKLYAREKISHPTRQLVTIAVLTVLSRPEELKLHIQAALNVGCTPKEIAEVIFQTFTYGGIPTVNTALKVLREVLLEKGQWPIDE; encoded by the coding sequence GTGAGCGATGATCTCGTAGAAAAAACAAAGGCCACCGGAGCACTTTATTTCAAGGACGTCGGGGGGGAGAAACCGTTTGAGTTGTGGCGGGCCTTTGACGCAGCGTTGGGCAAGGACCTCTCCTTGTTCATTACCGGAAAGCTCTACGCCCGTGAGAAAATTTCTCACCCGACCCGCCAACTGGTTACCATTGCCGTTCTGACGGTATTGTCGCGGCCGGAAGAGCTGAAACTGCATATTCAGGCAGCGCTGAACGTGGGCTGCACCCCCAAGGAAATTGCCGAAGTAATTTTTCAGACGTTTACCTATGGCGGTATCCCCACCGTCAACACCGCCCTTAAGGTGCTCCGCGAAGTCCTGCTGGAGAAAGGACAGTGGCCGATCGACGAATAA
- a CDS encoding acyl-CoA carboxylase subunit beta: protein MADRRIIDPINDKFGSKTMRPYFQKMPILGKEMNAGQMKSAEANLKQIRDVEDQLKAEADKVKQAGLPEEKINARGQMTVWQRLRYLVDPGTWCPLHSLYNPEDNTEGTTNVVDGLGKIGGHWAVIIGFDNKVLAGAWLPGQSENILRVTNLAKRLNVPLVWLVHCSGVKLPEQEKFYANRRGGGATFFRHAELNQAGVPILAAIHGTNPAGGGYQAISPTVLFAHKDCNIAVGGGGILSGMSPKGFFDIEGAETLIQAAKQYKTKPPGSVDIHYDGTGFFRYVYDEETDVLDGVKAYMQAMPAYDPRFFRVDAPKAPLFPADDIYRLVPFNQKQIYDFDQVLARIVDGSEHLEFRPDYGPEVYTGLVKIDGFLVGVIGNRQGWLGEDYPEYADYPGIGGKLYRQGLIKMNEFVTLCGRDRVPIVWFQDTSGIDVGDIAEKAELLGLGQSLIYSIQSTDVPQLLVVLRKGTAAAHYVMGGPTANRHNALTLGVATTEIYVMHGETAAAASFSRRLVKEKDAGKPLQPIIDKMNRMAQEYHDNSRPLYCACKGFVDEVVKMNKIRRYLAAFAGCAYQNPKSICPHHQMLTPRVIRG, encoded by the coding sequence GTGGCCGATCGACGAATAATCGACCCCATCAACGACAAATTCGGGAGTAAAACCATGCGCCCCTATTTCCAGAAGATGCCGATCCTCGGAAAAGAGATGAATGCCGGACAGATGAAAAGTGCCGAAGCCAATCTCAAACAGATCCGGGACGTCGAGGATCAGCTGAAAGCGGAGGCGGATAAGGTCAAACAGGCCGGGCTCCCGGAGGAGAAAATCAACGCCCGTGGCCAGATGACCGTCTGGCAGCGGCTTCGATATCTGGTGGATCCCGGCACCTGGTGTCCCCTGCACTCGTTGTATAACCCGGAGGACAACACCGAGGGGACTACCAATGTGGTCGATGGATTGGGCAAAATCGGCGGCCACTGGGCCGTGATTATCGGTTTTGACAACAAGGTCCTGGCCGGGGCCTGGTTGCCCGGTCAGTCGGAAAATATCCTGCGCGTGACCAACCTGGCCAAGCGGTTGAATGTTCCCCTGGTCTGGCTGGTTCATTGCAGCGGGGTAAAATTGCCCGAACAGGAAAAGTTTTACGCCAACCGGCGGGGGGGCGGAGCCACTTTTTTTCGGCATGCCGAATTGAACCAGGCCGGTGTACCGATCCTGGCGGCCATTCACGGCACCAATCCCGCCGGCGGCGGATACCAGGCAATCAGCCCAACAGTTCTGTTTGCCCACAAAGACTGCAATATCGCCGTCGGTGGAGGGGGAATCCTCAGTGGGATGTCGCCCAAGGGCTTTTTTGATATCGAAGGAGCCGAAACCCTGATCCAGGCGGCCAAGCAGTACAAAACCAAACCACCCGGATCGGTGGACATCCATTACGACGGCACCGGGTTTTTCCGATACGTGTATGATGAGGAAACCGATGTGCTCGACGGCGTCAAAGCGTATATGCAGGCGATGCCGGCCTATGACCCCCGGTTTTTTCGTGTGGACGCACCCAAGGCGCCCCTTTTTCCGGCGGATGATATTTATCGGCTGGTGCCCTTCAACCAGAAACAGATCTATGACTTCGATCAAGTGCTGGCCCGCATTGTTGACGGCAGTGAGCATCTTGAATTCAGGCCCGATTACGGGCCGGAGGTGTATACCGGTCTGGTGAAGATCGACGGGTTTCTGGTGGGGGTGATCGGTAACCGCCAGGGTTGGCTGGGGGAAGATTATCCCGAATATGCCGACTACCCCGGTATTGGCGGTAAACTCTACCGCCAGGGGCTGATCAAGATGAACGAGTTCGTCACCCTGTGCGGTCGCGACCGGGTACCCATCGTCTGGTTTCAGGATACCAGCGGAATCGATGTGGGCGATATCGCGGAAAAGGCCGAGTTGCTCGGTCTGGGCCAGAGCCTGATCTACTCCATTCAGTCCACCGATGTGCCGCAACTGCTGGTGGTCCTGCGTAAAGGTACGGCCGCGGCCCATTATGTGATGGGCGGCCCCACGGCCAATCGGCATAACGCCCTGACGCTGGGGGTGGCCACCACCGAGATTTACGTGATGCATGGTGAGACGGCCGCCGCGGCCAGTTTCTCACGGCGCCTGGTCAAGGAGAAGGATGCCGGCAAGCCGCTTCAGCCGATCATCGACAAAATGAACCGGATGGCCCAGGAATATCACGACAACTCACGTCCCCTCTACTGTGCCTGCAAAGGCTTTGTCGATGAAGTCGTCAAAATGAACAAAATCAGGCGCTACCTGGCCGCTTTTGCCGGTTGTGCCTATCAGAACCCCAAGTCGATCTGCCCCCACCACCAGATGCTCACCCCCCGTGTGATCAGGGGATAG
- a CDS encoding glycine C-acetyltransferase: MQHRLLNHLASEIETLKTNGLYKDERLITSAQQAAITVQGGRTVLNFCANNYLGLANHPQLIKTAQTALATYGFGMSSVRFICGTQAIHKTLEHRISQFLGTEDTILYSSCFDANGGLFEALLDENDAVISDALNHASIIDGIRLCKARRMRYANNDMADLEAQLKSAAGCRFRIVATDGVFSMDGIIADLKGICDLARRHDALVMVDDSHAVGFVGEHGRGTPEYCGVADQVDIITGTLGKALGGASGGYTSGRREIIAWLRQRSRPYLFSNTLAPVITATAIAVLDLLEESSELLDRLRENSRYFRENMQSAGFRLVPGQHPIIPVMLGDARLAQKMAARMLEEGIYVVGFSFPVVPQGAARIRTQMSAAHTREHLDRAIDAFVKVGRELSVIQ, translated from the coding sequence ATGCAACACCGCCTGTTGAACCATCTGGCCAGCGAAATTGAAACCTTGAAAACAAATGGCCTTTACAAGGACGAACGCCTGATCACCTCCGCCCAGCAGGCCGCCATTACGGTCCAGGGCGGCCGAACCGTTCTCAATTTCTGCGCCAACAACTACCTGGGCCTGGCCAACCATCCGCAACTGATCAAAACGGCCCAGACCGCCCTGGCCACCTATGGATTCGGCATGTCTTCCGTGCGCTTCATCTGCGGTACCCAAGCGATCCATAAGACCCTCGAGCATCGTATCAGTCAATTCCTGGGAACCGAAGACACCATCCTGTACAGCTCCTGTTTTGACGCCAATGGCGGCCTTTTCGAGGCTCTTTTGGACGAAAACGATGCCGTGATCAGCGACGCCCTCAACCATGCCAGCATTATCGACGGCATCCGGCTGTGCAAAGCCAGGCGCATGCGTTACGCCAACAACGACATGGCCGATCTCGAAGCACAGCTCAAATCGGCGGCCGGCTGCCGTTTCCGGATAGTTGCCACCGACGGGGTTTTCTCCATGGACGGCATCATCGCCGACCTCAAGGGGATTTGCGATCTGGCCCGGCGCCATGACGCCCTGGTGATGGTGGACGATTCCCACGCGGTAGGATTTGTCGGCGAACACGGCCGTGGTACCCCCGAGTACTGCGGGGTGGCCGATCAGGTGGATATCATCACCGGCACCCTGGGAAAGGCCCTTGGCGGCGCCTCGGGTGGCTACACGTCCGGCCGGCGGGAAATCATTGCCTGGCTGCGACAACGCTCGCGGCCGTACCTGTTTTCCAACACCCTGGCGCCGGTGATTACCGCCACCGCCATCGCCGTACTGGATCTTTTGGAGGAGAGTTCGGAGCTGCTCGACCGGCTCAGGGAAAACAGCCGTTACTTCAGGGAGAATATGCAGTCGGCGGGTTTTCGCCTGGTACCGGGGCAGCACCCGATCATTCCGGTCATGCTCGGTGACGCCCGGCTGGCCCAGAAGATGGCGGCCCGCATGCTCGAGGAGGGCATCTATGTGGTTGGATTCAGCTTTCCGGTGGTGCCCCAGGGAGCGGCGCGCATCCGCACCCAGATGTCCGCCGCCCACACCCGGGAGCACCTGGACCGGGCCATCGACGCCTTCGTCAAGGTGGGCCGCGAGCTTTCGGTGATTCAATAA
- a CDS encoding GGDEF domain-containing protein, translating to MHYTDTIDDSRQYLRLALELIGKHGLPTDPLNYCIWYEYASGRNEHLNQSIDEHIKKNGSFSVDVLRQIYNQHVIGQAETVTHLVREELKKVFAEIIGTIKTTRQDFSESENKLESINDALVPDLPEADVEKIVHRIKQEINNLEVSSSSFREQLRQATHEIDQLKLKMARYRKAALKDPLTRVANRRGFEDTLKEAIGKTGGAGSPLCLIIADIDHFKKVNDTHGHLVGDNVLRMVAATIKDSIKGRDLVARIGGEEFAILLPDTPIDGAEKLAENMRLTFEAIDLKKKNSGESLGQVTLSFGVTMYRHGEPTEAFIQRADEALYQSKETGRNQVTRF from the coding sequence ATGCACTACACTGATACGATTGATGACTCCCGGCAATATCTGCGTCTCGCCCTTGAGCTGATCGGCAAACATGGACTACCTACAGACCCCTTGAATTACTGCATCTGGTACGAATATGCGTCTGGAAGGAATGAACACCTCAATCAATCTATCGACGAGCATATCAAAAAAAACGGCTCATTTTCGGTAGACGTTCTGCGGCAAATCTACAACCAGCACGTCATTGGCCAGGCCGAAACAGTCACCCACCTGGTTCGGGAAGAACTGAAAAAAGTTTTTGCCGAAATCATCGGTACCATCAAAACCACCCGTCAGGACTTCTCCGAATCGGAAAATAAGCTGGAAAGCATCAACGATGCCCTGGTGCCCGACCTCCCTGAAGCGGATGTGGAAAAAATCGTCCACCGGATCAAGCAGGAAATCAATAATCTTGAAGTCTCCAGCAGCTCCTTCAGGGAACAGCTCCGCCAGGCGACCCATGAAATCGATCAGCTAAAACTCAAAATGGCACGCTACCGCAAAGCAGCGCTGAAAGATCCGCTGACCCGGGTTGCCAACCGCCGGGGGTTTGAGGACACCCTGAAAGAGGCTATTGGAAAGACCGGCGGCGCCGGTTCGCCCCTGTGTCTGATCATTGCCGATATTGATCATTTTAAAAAGGTCAATGACACCCATGGCCACTTGGTGGGCGATAATGTGTTGCGGATGGTCGCCGCCACCATCAAGGATTCCATCAAAGGCAGAGATCTGGTTGCACGCATCGGCGGAGAGGAATTCGCCATACTGCTGCCCGACACCCCCATCGATGGCGCCGAGAAACTGGCGGAGAACATGCGTCTCACCTTCGAAGCGATAGACCTCAAGAAGAAAAACAGCGGTGAAAGTCTGGGCCAGGTCACCCTCTCCTTCGGGGTCACCATGTACCGCCACGGAGAACCCACCGAGGCATTCATCCAACGGGCGGACGAGGCGCTGTATCAATCCAAGGAGACCGGTCGCAACCAGGTAACCCGGTTTTAA
- a CDS encoding hybrid sensor histidine kinase/response regulator: MTRKGYPVNLIRHPENDRTHDASCCAVRQHRLSSAAMEGRNPMKKKILVVDDNRMILKFLSNLLDAEGHEVKTCEDGLSALSLLTIYQPDIVFVDLIIPKIGGDKLCQIIRTMEHMRQCYLVIISAAVAEMDLDFRKIGVNACIAKGPFGQMGKHVLAAINDSADPAKSISEHEILGIASIDGIPVYARRMTKELLGRNRHLETILESMTEGIVEIFTGRVVYANSTAVKLFGVPLENLLSVRLRELFDEEFQSRIDFLLQPPAGTSTAVGVTRPLELSGRQIVIRSFPVQDEADTIILLIADVTEQRDLEYQLQHVRRMDAIGNLAGGIAHNFNNLLMGIQGNVSILIQEKKMGDPGYDELAGIERCIDSGAKLTRQLLSFAKGGRYSMAMVDINDIVEKSASMFARTRKEIHVVQQLAEDMVMAEVDAAQIELVLMDLYVNAWHAMSRGGTLTVSTATVSLNKTFVKPYHLQPGQYQKIEVADNGAGMDEKTTERIFEPFYTTRPMGEGTGLGLASVFGIIKKHRGIIAVDSQIGRGSTFSIYLPAARILQKPKDEGTLTTGGRGLALARGSGTILVVDDEEYILKADQAMLTELGYDVLLAKGGREALEVFEANRDRIQLLILDLIMPDLSGETVYDRVKASRPDVRVILSSGYSIEGQAESVIKKGCDGFIQKPYNLSQLALKIKETLADDK; encoded by the coding sequence TTGACCCGAAAGGGTTATCCCGTCAACCTGATCCGGCATCCGGAAAACGACCGCACCCATGATGCCAGTTGCTGTGCCGTCCGACAGCACAGGCTTTCATCGGCGGCCATGGAGGGGCGAAACCCCATGAAAAAGAAAATTCTGGTGGTCGATGACAACCGGATGATTTTAAAATTTTTATCCAACCTGCTCGATGCGGAAGGCCACGAGGTAAAAACCTGCGAGGACGGCCTGTCGGCGCTGAGCCTGCTGACCATCTACCAGCCGGATATCGTTTTCGTCGACCTGATCATCCCGAAAATCGGCGGGGATAAATTGTGCCAGATCATCAGGACCATGGAGCATATGCGACAATGCTACCTGGTGATTATTTCCGCCGCTGTGGCCGAGATGGATCTGGATTTCAGGAAAATCGGTGTCAACGCCTGCATCGCCAAAGGCCCTTTCGGTCAGATGGGCAAACATGTGCTGGCCGCGATTAATGATTCGGCAGACCCCGCAAAATCGATTTCCGAGCATGAAATTCTCGGTATCGCCTCCATTGATGGTATTCCGGTGTATGCCCGTCGCATGACCAAAGAGCTGCTGGGGCGCAATCGCCATCTGGAAACCATTTTGGAAAGCATGACCGAGGGGATCGTTGAAATTTTTACCGGGCGGGTGGTTTACGCCAATTCCACGGCCGTGAAACTTTTTGGCGTTCCCCTGGAGAATCTGCTTTCCGTCCGGTTGCGTGAATTGTTCGACGAGGAATTTCAGAGCCGCATCGATTTCTTGTTGCAGCCCCCCGCTGGAACGTCGACGGCCGTTGGTGTAACCCGCCCCCTTGAGCTGAGCGGACGTCAGATCGTCATCCGCAGCTTTCCGGTGCAGGACGAAGCCGACACGATCATTTTGCTGATCGCCGATGTGACGGAGCAGCGCGATCTGGAGTATCAGTTGCAGCATGTGCGGCGCATGGATGCCATTGGAAACCTGGCCGGTGGGATTGCCCACAACTTCAATAACCTGTTGATGGGTATTCAGGGCAATGTTTCCATTTTGATCCAGGAAAAAAAGATGGGCGACCCCGGATACGATGAGTTGGCCGGTATTGAACGCTGTATCGACAGCGGTGCCAAACTGACCCGCCAGCTGTTGAGCTTTGCCAAGGGCGGCCGCTACTCCATGGCGATGGTCGATATCAATGACATTGTTGAGAAGTCGGCGAGCATGTTTGCCCGGACGCGCAAAGAGATTCATGTGGTTCAGCAACTGGCGGAAGATATGGTCATGGCCGAAGTGGATGCCGCCCAGATTGAACTGGTCCTGATGGATCTTTATGTGAATGCGTGGCATGCCATGTCCAGAGGCGGGACGTTGACCGTTTCCACGGCCACGGTTTCGTTAAACAAAACGTTTGTCAAGCCCTACCATCTTCAACCGGGGCAATACCAGAAAATCGAAGTGGCCGACAACGGCGCCGGTATGGATGAAAAGACAACCGAGCGGATTTTCGAGCCCTTTTACACCACCCGGCCCATGGGTGAGGGAACCGGACTGGGACTGGCCTCTGTTTTCGGTATCATCAAAAAGCACCGGGGCATCATTGCCGTGGATAGCCAGATCGGACGCGGAAGTACCTTTTCGATCTACTTGCCCGCAGCCCGGATCCTCCAGAAACCCAAAGACGAAGGGACATTGACCACCGGCGGGAGGGGTCTGGCGTTAGCGAGGGGTTCCGGAACCATCCTGGTGGTGGATGATGAGGAATACATTCTCAAAGCCGACCAGGCCATGCTGACCGAGCTCGGATACGACGTACTGCTGGCAAAGGGTGGCAGAGAGGCCTTGGAGGTCTTCGAAGCCAACCGGGACCGAATCCAATTGCTCATTTTGGATCTGATCATGCCTGATTTGAGCGGAGAGACCGTATACGACCGGGTAAAAGCCTCGAGGCCCGACGTGCGGGTGATTCTGTCCTCCGGGTACAGCATTGAAGGCCAGGCGGAATCGGTCATAAAAAAAGGCTGTGACGGCTTTATTCAAAAACCATACAACCTCAGCCAGCTGGCGCTGAAAATCAAGGAAACCCTTGCCGACGACAAGTAA
- a CDS encoding response regulator, with protein sequence MADPHTPKNTPRLKDRLLHPQTRSSAARLADRVLLMGVGVASVYWIFASLLFSLNAETGTFLTHFLNPGFNEFLSRLLVLCFFMIFGSQVGYTLRQRQALDEALAGSEEKHRTILENIEDGYYEIDFQGNLTVFNESFRKITGYAADQLTMQDFRRLLTPAETGKVFGVFEKVRQTGRAIKDLGFVIVRRDGARRWVETSISPVTDSDSQVIGYRGILRDVTRRRQADALKQEKMAAESASRSKSEFLANMSHEIRTPLNAIIGLVELLLASPLSREQREDLKVVQSAAYALLSVINDILDFSKIEAGKLELERSPFNLRDFLGEALKILAVRAHEKHLELAYRVAPNVPDRLVGDPHRFRQVLLNLIGNAIKFTDSGEIVVFAQCDSLENDRLMLHMAVRDTGAGIPTGKQALIFDAFSQADGSTSRKFGGTGLGLAVSSQLVSLMGGRIWVKSVLGKGSIFHFTAAFDVNTAAPAAPVLPADVDLSGLRVLVVDDNATNLKILCEMLASWKMVPKAASSAESAKTVLTRMQQRGEAVDLALIDSDLTRAGTLSLVRYIRSREAPAARITLMLTTTTAKTADRYNAEGVAMVVTKPVRPSDLLDAIIKSLSQENVPIEVVKEKRSGEQETALPPLNILVAEDTPFNQKYIRRLLENWRCRTTIVENGRLAIAALANQNFDLVLMDVQMPEMDGITATLRIREEEQKTGRHIPIVAMTAHAMKGDRERCIEAGMDDYVPKPIASATLRKTILRILPVAAPAPAASEAAAGTDAGADLAVLMEAFNNDGTFFKDVAGMFISDYPPMLETIEKAIDAKDVELVSRTAHALKGMARNFQADTAAATALKLEQVAAAGRLDGAGELIRQLAAELGRFETHLKAMMARVTG encoded by the coding sequence ATGGCAGATCCCCACACCCCCAAAAACACACCACGCCTGAAAGACCGGCTCCTTCATCCCCAGACGCGGAGCAGCGCCGCCAGGCTCGCCGATCGGGTATTGCTGATGGGCGTGGGCGTGGCTTCTGTCTATTGGATTTTTGCTTCTCTGCTTTTCTCCTTGAATGCCGAAACCGGAACCTTTTTGACGCATTTCTTGAATCCCGGGTTCAACGAATTTCTCAGCCGCCTGCTGGTGTTGTGCTTCTTTATGATTTTCGGCTCCCAGGTGGGCTACACCCTGCGTCAGCGTCAGGCACTGGATGAAGCCCTGGCCGGCAGTGAGGAGAAGCATCGCACCATCCTCGAAAATATCGAGGATGGGTACTATGAAATCGATTTCCAGGGCAACCTGACCGTATTCAACGAGTCGTTCCGCAAAATTACCGGATATGCCGCGGATCAGCTAACCATGCAGGACTTCCGGCGGTTGCTGACACCGGCGGAAACCGGAAAGGTGTTCGGTGTTTTTGAAAAAGTACGACAGACAGGGCGGGCCATCAAAGACCTTGGGTTTGTCATCGTGCGCCGTGACGGTGCCCGGCGGTGGGTGGAAACTTCCATTTCGCCGGTTACTGACAGCGATAGCCAGGTGATCGGGTATCGGGGCATCCTGCGGGATGTGACCCGCCGGCGCCAGGCCGATGCACTGAAACAGGAAAAGATGGCTGCCGAGTCCGCCAGTCGCTCAAAAAGTGAGTTTCTGGCCAACATGAGTCATGAGATCCGAACGCCGCTGAATGCCATTATCGGACTGGTGGAACTGCTTTTGGCCTCACCGCTTTCCCGGGAGCAGCGGGAAGATCTCAAGGTGGTCCAGTCGGCGGCCTATGCACTCCTGTCGGTCATCAATGATATTCTCGATTTCTCAAAGATTGAAGCGGGCAAGCTGGAGCTGGAACGATCGCCCTTCAACCTGCGGGATTTCCTGGGCGAGGCGCTCAAGATTCTGGCCGTCAGGGCCCATGAGAAGCATCTCGAACTGGCCTATCGAGTGGCGCCAAACGTTCCCGACCGCCTGGTGGGGGATCCTCACCGTTTTCGGCAGGTGTTGCTCAACCTGATCGGCAATGCCATCAAATTCACGGACTCCGGTGAAATTGTCGTTTTCGCCCAATGTGATTCCCTTGAGAATGACCGCCTGATGTTGCACATGGCCGTTCGGGATACCGGAGCCGGCATTCCCACCGGCAAGCAGGCCCTCATTTTCGATGCATTCAGCCAGGCGGACGGTAGTACCAGCCGGAAATTCGGCGGTACCGGCTTGGGGCTGGCGGTCAGTTCACAACTGGTCAGCCTGATGGGAGGACGAATTTGGGTGAAAAGCGTGCTGGGCAAGGGCAGTATTTTTCACTTCACCGCCGCATTCGATGTGAACACAGCGGCGCCGGCTGCCCCGGTGCTGCCGGCAGACGTCGATCTGAGCGGATTGCGCGTGCTGGTGGTTGACGACAATGCCACCAACCTGAAAATCCTGTGTGAAATGCTGGCCAGCTGGAAGATGGTTCCCAAGGCGGCGTCGTCGGCTGAGTCCGCCAAAACAGTGTTGACGAGGATGCAACAGCGTGGTGAGGCGGTCGATCTGGCCCTGATCGATTCCGACCTGACCCGGGCCGGCACCCTTTCTCTGGTCCGTTATATCCGTTCCCGGGAAGCTCCCGCGGCCCGCATTACATTGATGCTGACGACGACCACCGCCAAAACGGCGGATCGCTATAACGCCGAGGGGGTAGCCATGGTGGTGACCAAACCGGTACGGCCCTCCGATCTGCTCGATGCCATCATCAAATCCCTGTCCCAGGAAAATGTTCCCATCGAAGTCGTCAAGGAGAAGAGATCCGGTGAACAGGAGACCGCCCTTCCACCACTGAACATTCTCGTTGCCGAGGATACGCCCTTTAACCAGAAGTATATCCGGCGGCTTCTGGAGAACTGGCGCTGCCGGACGACAATTGTGGAAAATGGCCGCCTGGCCATTGCAGCTCTGGCCAACCAGAACTTCGATTTGGTGCTGATGGATGTTCAGATGCCGGAGATGGACGGCATCACCGCCACGCTGAGAATCCGTGAGGAGGAGCAGAAAACCGGGAGGCACATCCCCATCGTCGCCATGACCGCCCATGCCATGAAGGGCGACCGTGAACGCTGCATCGAGGCCGGTATGGACGACTATGTGCCCAAGCCCATCGCATCGGCGACGCTACGCAAGACCATCTTGCGGATCCTGCCTGTTGCCGCGCCGGCACCGGCGGCTTCGGAAGCGGCGGCAGGGACGGACGCCGGTGCCGACCTGGCCGTGTTGATGGAGGCGTTCAACAATGACGGTACGTTCTTTAAGGATGTGGCCGGAATGTTTATCAGCGATTATCCGCCGATGCTGGAGACGATCGAAAAAGCCATTGACGCGAAGGATGTTGAACTGGTCAGCCGGACCGCCCACGCCCTGAAAGGAATGGCGCGTAATTTTCAGGCGGATACCGCCGCCGCGACCGCCCTGAAGCTCGAACAAGTGGCGGCCGCTGGGCGGCTTGACGGCGCCGGGGAACTGATCCGGCAACTGGCAGCGGAACTGGGCCGCTTCGAAACCCACCTCAAAGCGATGATGGCGCGGGTCACCGGTTGA